GCGTTGACGTTTCTATTCGAACACAATGTTCTTGGAAGATCTGTGAGTATTACTAATAGATTGGAAACCGGTAAGGACTTAACCGTTCACTGCAAATCTGCTGATGATGATCTTGGAGTTCGTGTTCTTAAGTTTGATGAATACTTTCATTGGttttttgaaaatagttttattggTAGAACACAATTCTATTGTTCCTTTAAGTGGGACGGTGGTGAATTGAAATGGTATGACGTATTCATTCAAGGTAGAGATCGTTGTGAAAGTTGCAGGTGGTTTATATCGCAAGATAAACCATGTATTCTACGTAAACGGGGTTTAGTTTGCTATCAGTGGAATAAGTAATTGATAATGTGTTACACATTTGTTTATCTTCATAAATAAGAGGAATACttctcaattttaaaaacacATGTTTCTCTccctattatattttttcttctaaaccGTTTACCTTTTCATCTtcttaaatttcaatttacattgcttttaaacatatattaaatatttatttcattctcTAAGAAAAATAGCGTGACACCTTAAACtccaaaatgacatatataataatttatattatattttttgaattacatacgc
This region of Cicer arietinum cultivar CDC Frontier isolate Library 1 chromosome 8, Cicar.CDCFrontier_v2.0, whole genome shotgun sequence genomic DNA includes:
- the LOC140919072 gene encoding S-protein homolog 3-like, whose amino-acid sequence is MALFIQKFLLICALTFLFEHNVLGRSVSITNRLETGKDLTVHCKSADDDLGVRVLKFDEYFHWFFENSFIGRTQFYCSFKWDGGELKWYDVFIQGRDRCESCRWFISQDKPCILRKRGLVCYQWNK